One Methanocaldococcus infernus ME DNA segment encodes these proteins:
- a CDS encoding histone family protein, whose product MLPKTTIKRVMKNYTDLNISSEAVDELINLLEEMIKVTTEVAEKNAKREGRKTILRRDIKNCDEERLKRKILELSERTDKMPIIVKEILAIITSELE is encoded by the coding sequence ATGTTACCAAAAACAACTATTAAGAGAGTAATGAAAAATTATACAGACTTAAATATCTCATCAGAAGCTGTAGATGAGCTAATTAACCTATTAGAAGAGATGATCAAGGTTACTACAGAAGTTGCAGAGAAGAATGCTAAAAGAGAGGGTAGGAAAACAATACTAAGGAGAGACATAAAGAACTGTGATGAAGAGAGGTTAAAAAGGAAAATTTTAGAGTTAAGTGAGAGAACTGATAAGATGCCAATAATAGTTAAGGAGATCTTAGCCATTATAACCTCTGAGTTAGAGTGA
- the thpR gene encoding RNA 2',3'-cyclic phosphodiesterase yields MRAFLAIDIPKDIKEEIYKFQKNFKIRGIKLVEKQNLHITVKFLGEIDEETLNKILNLDLRIEPRTVKLEGLGVFPNPNYIRVIWIGVQGLVELFKEIDEKLHSLGFEKEKSYVPHLTIGRVKFIDNKKELRERIEKFEDINFGTFTVDKIKLYKSTLTPMGPIYEVIREW; encoded by the coding sequence ATGAGAGCTTTCTTAGCTATAGACATTCCAAAAGATATAAAGGAAGAAATTTACAAATTCCAAAAAAATTTTAAGATAAGGGGGATTAAGTTAGTGGAAAAACAAAATTTGCATATAACTGTTAAGTTCTTGGGAGAGATTGATGAGGAAACTCTCAATAAAATTCTTAACTTAGATTTAAGAATAGAGCCAAGAACTGTTAAGTTAGAGGGCTTGGGGGTTTTTCCAAATCCTAATTATATAAGGGTTATCTGGATAGGAGTTCAGGGGTTGGTTGAGCTCTTTAAAGAGATTGATGAGAAGTTACATAGCTTAGGCTTTGAGAAGGAGAAAAGTTATGTTCCTCATTTAACAATTGGTAGAGTTAAATTTATTGACAATAAGAAAGAGCTAAGGGAGAGGATAGAGAAGTTTGAAGATATTAACTTTGGAACCTTCACAGTAGATAAAATTAAGTTATATAAATCAACACTAACACCTATGGGGCCTATATATGAAGTCATTAGAGAATGGTAG
- a CDS encoding bifunctional hydroxymethylpyrimidine kinase/phosphomethylpyrimidine kinase, whose translation MIKKALTIAGSDSGSGAGIEADLKTFCSFGVYGLVAITAITAQNTYEIREIRELDAKIVREQIIAVAEDFGVDAAKTGMLYSGEIIKEVRKVVKDYQFPLVVDPVMLSKTNTLLLKEDAIEKLENLFKISTLITPNINEAEFLSSKKITNLDDAIEVAKTLFEKYKTNILIKGGHLKGEAIDILYNGELKLFKSQRVSGCTHGTGCSFSAAITACLAKGEELEEAIKKAKDFIIKSIRNSYRIGKKYCPVNSLSILEEKAKRWETYRELKESVKELISLNPLHLIPEVGSNFVYSLPYPYNKDINDVAGVEGRIVKTKRRVVPVGDIDFGVSDHLARAILTYMEFYPEVRSCLNIKYSEKTIEKAKKYFKVSFYDRRKEPEDVKKREGATIPWGVREALKFGKVDIIYHLGDYGKEPMILIFGKNPKEVLEKLRLLI comes from the coding sequence ATGATAAAAAAAGCTTTAACCATTGCTGGAAGTGATAGTGGCTCTGGAGCAGGGATAGAGGCTGATCTAAAAACCTTCTGTTCCTTTGGAGTTTATGGTTTAGTGGCTATAACAGCAATAACTGCTCAGAATACTTATGAGATTAGAGAGATTAGAGAGTTAGATGCTAAGATAGTTAGAGAGCAAATAATAGCTGTAGCTGAAGACTTTGGAGTTGATGCTGCTAAGACAGGGATGCTTTATAGTGGAGAAATTATTAAAGAGGTTAGGAAGGTTGTAAAAGATTATCAATTTCCTTTAGTTGTTGATCCTGTCATGCTCTCTAAAACTAACACTTTATTATTAAAAGAAGATGCTATAGAAAAGCTTGAGAACCTATTTAAGATTTCTACTTTAATAACTCCAAATATTAATGAGGCTGAATTTTTAAGCTCTAAGAAGATAACCAATTTAGATGATGCTATTGAAGTAGCTAAAACACTATTTGAAAAATATAAAACTAACATATTAATTAAAGGAGGGCATTTAAAAGGAGAAGCTATTGATATTTTATATAATGGAGAGCTCAAATTATTTAAATCTCAAAGGGTTTCTGGCTGTACTCATGGAACAGGCTGTAGCTTTTCAGCAGCTATCACTGCCTGTTTAGCTAAAGGAGAGGAGTTAGAAGAAGCTATAAAGAAGGCTAAGGACTTTATTATAAAGAGTATAAGAAATAGTTATAGGATTGGAAAAAAATACTGCCCTGTTAATTCTCTCTCTATTTTAGAGGAAAAAGCTAAGAGATGGGAAACTTATAGGGAGTTAAAAGAAAGTGTAAAAGAACTTATCTCTTTAAATCCTCTTCATTTAATCCCAGAGGTTGGTAGTAACTTTGTCTATTCTCTACCATATCCTTACAATAAAGATATTAATGATGTTGCTGGGGTTGAAGGGAGGATAGTGAAAACTAAAAGAAGAGTTGTTCCTGTTGGAGATATAGACTTTGGAGTTAGTGACCATTTAGCAAGAGCTATCTTAACCTACATGGAGTTTTATCCTGAAGTGAGAAGTTGCTTAAATATAAAATACTCAGAAAAAACCATAGAGAAAGCTAAAAAGTATTTTAAGGTTTCCTTTTATGATAGAAGAAAGGAGCCTGAAGATGTTAAGAAGAGAGAAGGGGCTACAATCCCTTGGGGGGTTAGAGAAGCTTTAAAATTTGGGAAAGTTGATATCATTTATCATCTTGGAGACTATGGGAAAGAGCCAATGATCTTAATCTTTGGAAAAAATCCTAAGGAAGTTTTAGAGAAATTAAGGCTCTTAATCTAA
- a CDS encoding DUF2117 family protein, which yields MKIGVVIHGPTIIDSGWAEKIIKMLKKLGEVKAKLGGTMGRVAVIDNNLENLIDISEKIMPSESLKRLSEEADILFLLNYGKSKETGHTFGKIVVSRANIKKPVIQIERPGERDGSIIVWNYSEELNNILEFLKEHLNLNIEKCSSKGLEVWEENNKVFRKVHGVSPGETILVNGVVVGRAKEREVILVAEDGKIIDIIGGELKEEGVERLKNVDLNKAIIKTGILRKKANKLRVKEGKDEGYVSIIDHAGEDCIEKAKDFVITIGDDTTQICGDILSRFGVKIIGVTDGDADKIIEEPKFTDGSVILLVKNVRDDHAGEILKKNLKERKYKFDELVEEVEKIFKNYGIEYEKIKK from the coding sequence ATGAAAATTGGAGTTGTAATTCATGGCCCAACAATTATAGACAGTGGCTGGGCTGAAAAAATTATTAAGATGTTAAAAAAACTTGGAGAAGTTAAGGCTAAGTTAGGGGGCACAATGGGAAGAGTGGCAGTTATAGACAATAACTTAGAAAACTTAATAGACATCTCTGAGAAAATTATGCCATCTGAGAGTTTAAAAAGGCTTAGTGAAGAAGCTGATATCTTATTCTTACTTAACTATGGGAAGAGTAAAGAAACTGGCCATACATTTGGTAAAATTGTTGTTAGTAGAGCAAATATTAAAAAGCCAGTTATTCAAATTGAGAGACCTGGAGAGAGGGATGGAAGTATAATAGTTTGGAACTACAGTGAAGAGCTTAACAATATCTTAGAGTTTTTAAAGGAACATTTAAATTTAAATATTGAGAAGTGTTCAAGTAAAGGCTTAGAGGTTTGGGAAGAGAATAATAAAGTTTTTAGGAAAGTTCATGGAGTTTCTCCTGGAGAAACTATCTTAGTTAATGGAGTTGTTGTAGGAAGAGCTAAAGAGAGGGAAGTTATCTTAGTAGCTGAAGATGGGAAAATAATTGATATTATAGGAGGAGAGCTTAAAGAGGAAGGAGTAGAAAGATTAAAGAATGTTGATTTAAATAAGGCTATAATAAAAACTGGAATTTTAAGGAAAAAGGCTAATAAGTTAAGAGTGAAAGAAGGGAAAGATGAAGGCTATGTCTCAATTATAGACCATGCTGGAGAAGATTGTATAGAAAAGGCTAAGGACTTTGTCATCACTATTGGAGATGACACTACACAGATCTGTGGAGACATATTATCAAGATTTGGAGTTAAAATTATTGGAGTTACTGATGGAGATGCTGATAAAATTATAGAAGAGCCAAAATTTACTGATGGCTCAGTTATCCTCTTGGTCAAGAATGTTAGAGATGACCATGCTGGAGAGATATTAAAGAAAAATTTAAAAGAAAGAAAGTATAAATTTGATGAGTTAGTTGAAGAAGTTGAAAAAATCTTTAAAAATTATGGAATAGAGTATGAAAAAATCAAAAAATAA
- the engB gene encoding GTP-binding protein EngB: MKPKVVVVGRSNVGKSTLVRLLTGDKRVRVGKRPGVTLRINEYELKNYTLVDMPGFGFIKGRPKEIEERVKDNIVRYLEENADQIATAIQIIDGKSFIEIVERWKDKEIPIDIEMFDFITELKISPILVVNKMDKIKKNERDKILNSICEYLKMSPPWHQWKFIVPACLKKGEGLDEIKRLINKRVEVFKKLK; encoded by the coding sequence ATGAAGCCCAAGGTTGTGGTTGTAGGAAGGAGTAATGTAGGAAAATCTACCTTAGTTAGACTACTTACAGGAGATAAGAGAGTTAGAGTTGGAAAGAGGCCAGGGGTTACATTAAGGATAAATGAGTATGAGCTAAAGAACTACACCTTAGTAGACATGCCTGGTTTTGGTTTTATAAAAGGAAGACCTAAAGAAATTGAAGAGAGAGTTAAAGATAATATAGTTAGATATTTAGAAGAGAATGCTGATCAGATAGCTACAGCTATTCAAATCATAGACGGAAAATCCTTCATAGAGATAGTTGAAAGATGGAAAGATAAAGAGATTCCAATAGATATAGAGATGTTTGACTTCATCACAGAGTTAAAAATTTCTCCTATTTTAGTAGTGAATAAAATGGATAAGATAAAGAAAAATGAGAGAGATAAGATATTAAATTCTATCTGTGAGTATCTAAAAATGTCTCCACCCTGGCATCAGTGGAAATTTATAGTGCCAGCATGCTTAAAGAAGGGAGAAGGATTAGATGAAATTAAAAGATTAATTAATAAGAGAGTTGAAGTATTTAAGAAATTAAAATGA
- a CDS encoding ATP-binding protein, producing the protein MKFFNREKEIREILSILEFEPNFIYFIYGPINSGKTALINEVINKLDEKYVVFYFDLREIFISKYEDFIEVLFEEYEEDKNPIELVKSLVKDSSVLFGIPTPKNTLETLLSKKKPKNVFKYITNILLELRKEGKQPIIILDELQKIGDLKINGFLIYELFNYFISLTKHKHLCHVFCLSSDSLFIEKVYSEAMLNGRAKYLLVDDFDKETALRFMDFLAKNILNKKLSNKEKELIYSYVGGKPVDIIYVIQELKIKNLKEILNYLLSDAKQKLKYFLEDVKEKNETLYKEILDALKVFKDSYEVEDITINKKVRELLVKRNILFLDPIRGTLKPQSFLVWRAIKKII; encoded by the coding sequence ATGAAATTCTTTAATCGAGAAAAAGAAATTAGAGAGATTCTTTCTATTTTGGAGTTTGAGCCTAATTTTATCTATTTTATTTATGGGCCTATTAATAGTGGGAAAACAGCTTTAATTAACGAAGTTATCAATAAGCTTGATGAGAAATATGTGGTATTTTATTTTGACTTGAGAGAGATTTTTATTTCTAAATATGAAGACTTTATAGAGGTTTTGTTTGAGGAGTATGAAGAAGATAAAAATCCTATAGAATTGGTTAAGAGCTTAGTTAAAGACTCTTCCGTTCTCTTTGGAATTCCTACACCAAAGAATACGTTAGAAACTTTACTGAGTAAAAAGAAACCTAAAAATGTTTTTAAATATATAACTAATATTTTATTGGAGCTTAGGAAAGAAGGAAAACAACCAATTATTATCTTAGACGAGCTTCAGAAGATAGGAGATTTAAAAATTAACGGCTTTTTGATTTATGAGCTTTTTAATTACTTCATAAGTTTAACTAAGCATAAACACCTATGTCACGTCTTTTGCCTATCTTCAGATTCTTTATTTATTGAGAAGGTTTATAGTGAAGCAATGTTAAACGGTAGAGCTAAATATTTATTAGTTGATGACTTTGATAAAGAAACAGCTTTAAGATTTATGGATTTTTTAGCTAAAAACATTTTAAATAAAAAACTCTCAAATAAAGAAAAAGAATTAATTTATTCCTACGTTGGAGGGAAACCTGTAGATATAATTTACGTTATCCAAGAACTCAAAATTAAAAATCTAAAAGAGATTCTAAATTACTTATTAAGCGATGCTAAACAAAAACTAAAATACTTCTTAGAAGACGTTAAAGAGAAAAATGAAACTCTTTATAAAGAAATCTTGGACGCTTTAAAAGTATTTAAAGATAGTTATGAGGTTGAAGATATAACAATAAATAAAAAGGTTAGAGAGCTCTTAGTTAAGAGAAATATTCTATTTTTGGATCCCATTAGAGGTACTTTAAAGCCCCAAAGCTTTTTAGTTTGGAGAGCTATAAAAAAGATTATATAA
- the wtpA gene encoding tungstate ABC transporter substrate-binding protein WtpA: MNIKRFLILILPLIVLSGCIENEQSTTLKVFHAGSLSVPFEKYKELFEKTHKNINIENEPAGSVKCVRKIIDLKKRADVLAVADYTLIPKMMFPDYADWYVMFARNEIVLAYTNKSKYYKEINKDNWHKILEKEDVKFGFSNPNLDPCGYRTLMVLALASHYYKEPVFETLIEENTNIKIENNTIIVPKDIKVNTNKIVMRGKEVDLLAPLETGAYDYLFIYKSVAKQHGLNYVELPEDISLGSYDKEETYKKIKVHFLMNNKTIEGKPIIYGLTIPKNAPHKKEALEFVKFILEHPEVLKECYQQPITPAIGKGNIPEELKGLVKNG, encoded by the coding sequence ATGAATATTAAAAGATTTTTAATCTTAATTTTACCCCTTATAGTTTTATCAGGATGTATAGAGAATGAGCAAAGCACAACCTTAAAAGTTTTTCATGCTGGTTCTCTCTCAGTGCCTTTTGAGAAGTATAAGGAGTTGTTTGAAAAAACCCATAAAAATATAAATATTGAGAATGAGCCAGCTGGTAGTGTGAAGTGTGTAAGAAAAATTATTGACCTTAAAAAAAGAGCAGATGTTTTAGCTGTAGCTGACTATACCTTAATCCCTAAGATGATGTTCCCAGACTATGCTGATTGGTATGTGATGTTTGCAAGGAATGAGATAGTGTTAGCATACACAAATAAGAGTAAATACTATAAAGAAATTAATAAAGACAATTGGCATAAAATCTTAGAAAAAGAGGATGTTAAATTTGGCTTCTCAAATCCTAATCTTGATCCTTGTGGTTATAGGACTTTAATGGTTTTAGCTTTAGCCTCTCATTACTACAAAGAGCCAGTATTTGAAACTTTGATAGAGGAGAATACTAACATAAAGATAGAAAACAATACTATAATAGTTCCAAAAGATATTAAGGTTAATACTAATAAGATAGTAATGAGAGGGAAAGAGGTTGATCTCTTAGCTCCATTAGAGACTGGAGCTTATGACTACTTATTTATTTATAAGAGTGTTGCTAAGCAGCATGGCCTTAACTATGTAGAGTTGCCAGAAGACATTAGCTTGGGAAGCTATGATAAAGAAGAAACCTATAAAAAAATTAAAGTCCATTTCTTAATGAACAATAAAACAATAGAAGGGAAGCCTATAATTTATGGACTAACTATTCCTAAAAATGCTCCACATAAAAAAGAGGCTTTAGAGTTTGTAAAATTTATACTTGAACATCCTGAAGTTTTAAAAGAATGCTATCAACAGCCAATAACTCCAGCTATAGGGAAGGGGAATATCCCAGAAGAACTAAAAGGGCTGGTGAAGAATGGATAA
- a CDS encoding ABC transporter permease yields the protein MDKIFYFILSITFLFIFLPIFYSLTNPGNLSYLFHAEVLEAFKVTILAGILATFISLLLSLPSAYILARKEFKFKKFVEGILDLPMAIPHVVVGIMLLSFIYGIDPLKELVGPYIVDNFFGIVLVYLFVGLPFMLNSLKDGILAVDEELEHVSRTLGASKVKTFFTIILPLIRNNIITGSILCFARGISEVGALLVIAYYPKTVPILILENFNNFGLQASKPLAVAMIILSLIIFIILKEI from the coding sequence ATGGATAAGATCTTTTATTTTATTTTATCCATAACTTTCCTTTTTATCTTTCTTCCAATTTTTTACTCTTTAACTAATCCAGGAAACTTATCATATCTTTTCCATGCTGAAGTTTTAGAGGCTTTTAAAGTTACTATCTTAGCTGGCATCTTAGCCACTTTTATCTCTCTTCTTCTATCTTTACCTTCAGCTTACATCTTAGCAAGAAAGGAGTTTAAGTTTAAAAAGTTTGTTGAAGGAATTTTAGATTTACCTATGGCTATTCCTCATGTAGTAGTTGGAATTATGCTACTCTCTTTTATTTATGGGATAGATCCTTTAAAAGAGCTTGTAGGGCCTTATATAGTGGATAACTTTTTTGGGATAGTCTTGGTTTATCTCTTTGTTGGCCTACCTTTCATGCTCAACTCTTTAAAAGATGGGATCTTAGCAGTTGATGAAGAGCTTGAGCATGTCTCAAGAACCTTAGGAGCAAGTAAGGTTAAAACCTTCTTCACCATCATTCTCCCTTTAATAAGAAACAATATTATAACTGGCTCAATTCTCTGCTTTGCCAGGGGGATAAGTGAAGTTGGGGCTTTGTTGGTTATAGCATACTACCCTAAAACTGTCCCAATTTTGATATTGGAAAACTTTAATAACTTTGGCCTTCAAGCCTCTAAGCCTCTTGCTGTAGCCATGATAATCTTAAGCTTGATTATCTTCATAATACTTAAGGAGATTTAG
- a CDS encoding ATP-binding cassette domain-containing protein, with protein sequence MITIKNLSKRWKEFQLKDISFSLDKEYCIILGPSGSGKSVLLKCIAGILKPDEGNIFLEGEEITNKAPEDRNIGYVPQNYALFPHLNVYKNIAYGLTIKKVDKLKIERKVREIAEFLNIAHLLDREPKSLSGGEQQRVALARALVLEPKLLLLDEPTSSLDISIKEEIIKELSKIEIAVIHVTHDLVEARSLAEKLGIFIDGKLLEFGDKKILDKPKNRKVAKFLGFNVIDDKIVSPWDVKVELGGEYKVLNVLDYGYYKKILVDYNGTLLKIFTKKNISIGDKVNVYIQ encoded by the coding sequence ATGATCACTATAAAGAACTTATCCAAGAGATGGAAGGAGTTTCAGCTAAAGGACATAAGCTTTAGCTTAGATAAAGAATATTGTATTATCTTAGGCCCTTCTGGAAGTGGGAAGTCAGTTTTATTAAAGTGCATAGCTGGAATCTTAAAACCTGATGAGGGAAACATCTTTTTAGAGGGGGAGGAGATAACTAACAAAGCTCCAGAGGATAGAAATATTGGCTATGTTCCTCAAAATTATGCCCTCTTCCCACATCTAAATGTTTATAAAAATATAGCCTATGGCTTAACCATTAAAAAAGTTGATAAGCTAAAAATTGAGAGAAAAGTTAGAGAGATAGCTGAATTTTTAAATATTGCTCATCTCCTTGATAGAGAGCCAAAAAGCTTAAGTGGTGGAGAGCAACAGAGAGTAGCTTTAGCAAGAGCCTTAGTTTTGGAGCCTAAACTTCTACTATTAGATGAGCCAACATCTTCCTTAGATATAAGTATAAAGGAAGAAATTATAAAAGAGCTTAGCAAGATAGAGATAGCTGTTATCCATGTCACCCATGACTTGGTTGAAGCAAGAAGCTTAGCTGAAAAGTTGGGAATCTTTATAGATGGAAAACTCTTAGAGTTTGGAGATAAAAAAATATTGGATAAGCCAAAAAATAGAAAGGTTGCTAAATTTTTAGGGTTTAATGTTATTGATGACAAGATAGTAAGCCCTTGGGATGTTAAAGTAGAATTAGGAGGAGAATATAAAGTTTTAAATGTTTTAGACTATGGTTATTATAAAAAAATTTTAGTTGATTATAATGGAACTCTATTAAAGATTTTCACAAAAAAGAATATCTCAATAGGAGACAAGGTTAATGTTTATATACAATAA
- a CDS encoding Stp1/IreP family PP2C-type Ser/Thr phosphatase → MEFITKEVDKAYGVSHKGKRENNEDNILVEKINDIYLLAVADGLGGHNAGEVASKIATETLREVFLTNNEDIESLLIKAYEEAHKRILEEAVGDKEGMGTTLTTAVIRGDKCYIANCGDSRAYLIRNGEIVFKTKDHSLVQALIDNGIISEEEALTHPMKNIISHALGVELKVDLYNLELKEGDLLLLSSDGLHDYVREREILDVIREKKEVKEIVNSLLELALEKTKDNVSIIVYKH, encoded by the coding sequence ATGGAATTCATCACTAAGGAAGTGGATAAAGCCTATGGAGTTTCACACAAAGGGAAGAGAGAAAATAATGAAGACAATATATTGGTTGAAAAGATAAATGATATTTACCTCTTAGCTGTTGCTGATGGGCTTGGAGGGCATAATGCTGGAGAAGTGGCTTCAAAGATAGCCACAGAAACCTTAAGAGAAGTGTTTTTAACAAACAATGAGGATATAGAGAGCTTATTAATAAAAGCCTATGAAGAGGCACATAAAAGAATATTGGAAGAGGCTGTTGGAGATAAAGAGGGAATGGGAACAACATTAACAACTGCTGTTATTAGGGGAGATAAGTGTTATATAGCAAACTGTGGAGACAGTAGAGCTTACTTAATTAGAAATGGAGAGATAGTTTTTAAAACTAAGGATCATTCATTAGTTCAAGCTTTAATAGACAATGGAATCATTTCAGAGGAAGAAGCTTTAACCCATCCGATGAAGAATATTATATCACATGCTTTAGGAGTGGAGCTTAAGGTTGATCTCTATAATTTGGAGTTAAAAGAAGGAGATCTCTTACTGTTAAGCTCTGATGGGCTTCATGACTATGTTAGGGAGAGAGAAATCTTAGATGTGATTAGGGAAAAGAAAGAGGTTAAGGAGATTGTAAATTCTCTATTAGAGTTGGCCTTAGAAAAAACTAAGGATAATGTAAGTATTATTGTATATAAACATTAA
- a CDS encoding tRNA (guanine(10)-N(2))-dimethyltransferase — protein MIIEEGKVKIDIPDDLTITKDDEVFYNPKMETCRDISVAVIKAFLEGKEEFYIADALAGTGVRGLRYAKEVGGEVYLNDINPKAYKRIIANANLNNIKNIKVFNEDANVFLAKHFRFFHVVDIDPFGSPSPYIDMAIRALKPKNALLCLTATDTAALCGRAKKACLRKYLAYPLLSRDCHEMALRILIGYAMRMATKYEIQLMPIFAHATDHYVRVYLKTDRGAKKADEVFKYLGYVREVNGFKIIKPYNKPEENFAGPLYIGNLYNKEIVEKALKYCEGRAYKIVSKIKEEAEIEQVGCYDTHQLGKLLKVSVPPINYIVESLKEKGYKVAIPHYNPRGIKTNAPPREIIDIMVRK, from the coding sequence ATGATCATAGAGGAGGGAAAGGTTAAGATAGATATCCCAGATGATTTAACAATAACTAAGGATGATGAAGTTTTCTACAATCCAAAAATGGAGACTTGTAGGGATATAAGTGTAGCTGTAATAAAGGCTTTTCTTGAAGGAAAAGAAGAATTTTATATAGCTGATGCTCTTGCTGGAACTGGAGTTAGAGGGCTAAGGTATGCTAAGGAAGTTGGAGGAGAAGTTTATCTAAATGATATAAATCCTAAGGCTTACAAAAGGATAATTGCAAATGCCAATTTAAATAATATAAAGAATATTAAGGTTTTTAATGAAGATGCCAATGTTTTTTTAGCCAAGCATTTTAGATTTTTCCATGTTGTTGATATAGATCCCTTTGGCTCTCCATCTCCATATATAGACATGGCTATAAGAGCATTAAAGCCTAAGAATGCTCTTCTCTGTTTAACAGCCACTGATACAGCTGCCCTATGTGGAAGGGCTAAAAAAGCTTGCCTTAGGAAGTACTTAGCTTATCCATTGCTAAGTAGAGATTGTCATGAGATGGCTTTAAGGATTTTAATAGGCTATGCTATGAGAATGGCTACAAAGTATGAGATTCAACTAATGCCCATCTTTGCCCATGCCACTGATCACTATGTAAGGGTTTATCTAAAAACTGATAGAGGAGCTAAGAAAGCTGATGAAGTATTTAAATATCTTGGCTATGTAAGAGAGGTTAATGGCTTTAAAATTATCAAGCCCTACAATAAACCAGAGGAAAACTTTGCTGGCCCTTTATATATAGGAAATTTGTATAATAAGGAAATTGTTGAAAAAGCCTTAAAATACTGTGAAGGTAGAGCTTATAAGATAGTCTCTAAAATAAAAGAAGAGGCAGAGATAGAGCAAGTTGGATGCTATGACACCCATCAATTGGGAAAGCTTTTAAAGGTTTCAGTTCCTCCTATAAACTATATAGTTGAAAGCCTAAAGGAGAAGGGTTATAAAGTAGCCATCCCTCACTATAATCCAAGGGGGATAAAAACCAATGCTCCACCTAGGGAGATTATAGATATTATGGTGAGAAAATGA
- a CDS encoding family 16 glycoside hydrolase, which produces MIRKFLIIVLTLVILSGCTVVPKSFQDNFEEYNIGQKAPFGKWKLKQGEFVITAILSEDKKNLNKVAESINHGVIYVDENFSDFMYSVDIKRKEPSDQPRIYFGLQNNANSGYYIVLERNDMGYSLYKFNGSEVKLLNRSYSAAPAGTDFYRYQVVVKGNLIKFFAGGQLYITYRDNSTKAIVGGIGIGYGNGYYDNVRVEVIS; this is translated from the coding sequence ATGATCAGAAAATTTCTCATTATTGTCTTAACCCTTGTTATCCTCTCTGGTTGTACTGTTGTTCCTAAATCTTTTCAGGATAATTTTGAAGAATACAATATAGGGCAAAAGGCACCATTTGGAAAGTGGAAGCTAAAGCAAGGAGAGTTTGTGATAACTGCAATCTTAAGTGAAGATAAGAAGAATTTAAATAAGGTTGCTGAATCCATAAATCATGGAGTTATTTATGTAGATGAAAACTTCTCTGATTTTATGTATAGTGTTGACATAAAAAGAAAAGAACCATCTGATCAGCCAAGGATTTACTTTGGATTACAAAATAATGCAAACTCTGGCTATTACATAGTTTTAGAACGTAATGATATGGGATATTCCCTTTATAAATTTAATGGCTCTGAAGTTAAGCTCTTAAATAGAAGTTACTCAGCAGCCCCTGCAGGCACTGACTTTTACAGATATCAAGTTGTAGTTAAGGGAAATCTAATAAAGTTCTTTGCCGGGGGACAATTATATATAACTTATAGAGATAACAGTACTAAAGCCATTGTTGGAGGAATTGGAATAGGATATGGAAATGGTTACTATGACAATGTAAGGGTTGAGGTAATAAGTTAA
- a CDS encoding DUF2209 family protein translates to MKVLAIDISGRHNIGNRYLRVYAGILLEILADRIVHVEKIDVMVKEEKSQKVRDILRELKEFINKFEDFEYVLCERGEFFNLSKDVVEGVLRKKVIFPKTRGELEAINIAHHISYSFRKFLLENLDK, encoded by the coding sequence ATAAAGGTTTTAGCCATAGACATCTCTGGAAGGCATAATATTGGGAATAGGTATTTAAGGGTTTATGCTGGCATACTCTTAGAGATCTTAGCTGACAGAATTGTCCATGTGGAAAAGATAGATGTGATGGTTAAGGAAGAGAAGAGCCAGAAGGTTAGGGACATTTTAAGAGAATTAAAAGAGTTTATAAATAAATTTGAAGACTTTGAATATGTCCTTTGTGAAAGAGGAGAATTTTTTAACCTTTCTAAGGATGTTGTTGAAGGTGTTCTAAGAAAGAAAGTGATATTCCCAAAGACAAGAGGAGAGTTAGAGGCTATAAATATAGCTCATCACATCTCTTACTCTTTTAGAAAATTCTTATTGGAAAATTTAGATAAGTAA